In Geotalea uraniireducens, one genomic interval encodes:
- the recO gene encoding DNA repair protein RecO has product MDQCRCHAIVLAVMDFRDNDRIVTLCTLPHGKLRGVAKGAKKSVRRFGGALEPFAHLEVELTLREGLSSLHSADIVTVFPHIREDLLKIGHAGYAVELTDRLLPEAAPVPRLFRLLAAYLEYLDGATASPSDRRFFEVNLLNILGYRLALDHCGRCGVDLAPTAERRIGAAGAVHCPACGRTGRILSPPAVALLEGALRTGRFGVVNFPASLLPEVAPLIDGAIAAHLSRPLNSLTFLRQVDPDLGLSV; this is encoded by the coding sequence ATGGACCAGTGCCGTTGTCATGCCATCGTGCTTGCCGTTATGGATTTTCGGGATAATGACCGGATTGTCACGCTCTGTACTCTTCCGCACGGCAAGCTGCGGGGGGTGGCGAAAGGGGCGAAGAAGAGCGTGCGGCGGTTCGGCGGCGCCCTGGAGCCGTTCGCCCATCTGGAGGTCGAGCTGACGCTCAGGGAGGGGTTGTCGTCGCTGCATAGCGCGGATATCGTGACCGTTTTTCCCCATATCCGCGAAGACCTGCTGAAGATCGGCCACGCCGGCTATGCGGTGGAACTGACCGACCGCCTGCTTCCCGAAGCCGCGCCGGTGCCGCGACTGTTCCGTTTGCTGGCCGCCTATCTGGAGTACCTCGACGGTGCCACGGCCTCTCCTTCCGACCGGCGCTTCTTCGAAGTCAATCTGCTCAATATTCTCGGTTACCGGCTGGCCCTCGACCATTGCGGGCGCTGCGGGGTCGACCTCGCCCCGACCGCTGAGCGGCGGATCGGCGCAGCGGGGGCGGTTCACTGTCCGGCCTGCGGCCGGACCGGGCGGATCCTTTCTCCGCCGGCGGTGGCGCTGCTCGAAGGGGCACTCCGCACCGGCCGTTTCGGCGTGGTGAACTTTCCTGCCTCGCTGTTGCCGGAGGTGGCGCCGCTGATTGACGGGGCCATTGCCGCTCATCTTTCGCGTCCGCTCAATTCGCTGACCTTTCTGCGCCAGGTGGACCCCGACCTCGGTCTTTCTGTGTGA
- a CDS encoding tetratricopeptide repeat protein: protein MSVTLAAEWFAKGLESLRHDHIYLARTCFEHAAAVNRSPEICSYLALCQAKTRGKFGDAIALAREAIANEPANPVHYLNLGQIYLLAGMRQEAVDIFREGLRRQHNDAIVGELNRLGTRKPPVFRRLHRNHPLNKYMGIFLARLGLR, encoded by the coding sequence ATGTCGGTAACATTGGCAGCGGAATGGTTTGCAAAGGGGCTCGAATCCCTTCGTCATGACCATATTTATCTGGCCCGAACCTGTTTCGAGCATGCAGCAGCGGTTAATCGCAGCCCGGAAATCTGTTCGTATCTGGCCCTCTGCCAGGCGAAGACGCGGGGGAAATTCGGCGATGCCATCGCGCTGGCGCGGGAGGCGATCGCCAACGAACCGGCCAATCCGGTGCATTATCTCAACCTCGGTCAGATTTATCTCCTGGCGGGGATGCGCCAGGAAGCGGTCGATATTTTCCGGGAGGGGCTGCGTCGCCAGCATAATGACGCGATCGTCGGGGAGCTGAACCGGCTCGGCACCCGGAAACCGCCGGTCTTCCGCCGCCTGCACCGCAATCATCCGCTCAACAAGTACATGGGGATTTTCCTGGCGCGGCTCGGCTTGCGCTAG
- the glyS gene encoding glycine--tRNA ligase subunit beta gives MSKELFLEIGTEEIPAGFLPKAMADLEALARKELEQVRLTFGEIKTLATPRRLALVIRGLPAVQPDAEITALGPAKNIAFDGTGKPTKAAEGFARGQGVDVATLTLVTTEKGEYVAAVKKESGRPVPDLLVELLPRLLAAIPFRKSMRWGDLDTRFARPIHWIVALFDGVIVPFTFGNIESGSVSRGHRFMANQAFPVSNFAHYLEECERHFVIPDPEHRQEIIRREIHRVAKSVGGHLLPDEGLLDEVTFLVEYPSVVHGTFSPEFLQVPREVLITSMRSHQRYFSVVDGNGALLPIFITINNTLTEDPSVVVKGNERVLRARLSDARFFYDEDRKVRLESRVEALKSVVYQQKLGTSYEKMERFKTLAEGLAAQLCPAVGEKVARAAFLCKADLVSGMVGEFPEVQGVMGREYALLDGEDREVAIAIAEHYLPTQAGGELPASDIGACVSLADKLDTICGCFGVGLIPSGSADPYALRRSALGIINIILDKGYRLSLDALVTRSLDLLAAKLTRPVAEVKADVLEFFHGRFVNLMGDRFASDAVDAVVSAGYDDLVDSAARIAALSEFKGRPDFESLAVAFKRVCNIVKEGVAQPVDAALFQEPAEGALQQAFLAVRGDVEARAAAGDYLAALTGIATLKGAVDDFFDQVMVMAEDERVRTNRLSLLTAISRLFGAIADFAKLAA, from the coding sequence ATGAGCAAGGAACTGTTTCTCGAAATAGGCACCGAAGAAATCCCCGCCGGATTTCTCCCCAAGGCGATGGCCGATCTGGAGGCCCTGGCCAGGAAAGAGCTGGAACAGGTCCGCCTGACCTTCGGCGAGATAAAGACCTTGGCCACACCGCGGCGCTTGGCCCTGGTGATCCGGGGACTGCCGGCGGTCCAGCCCGATGCCGAAATCACCGCCCTCGGTCCGGCGAAGAACATCGCCTTCGATGGGACGGGCAAGCCGACCAAGGCGGCTGAAGGGTTTGCCCGCGGCCAGGGGGTCGACGTGGCGACCCTGACATTGGTGACCACCGAGAAAGGCGAATACGTCGCGGCGGTCAAGAAGGAGAGTGGCCGGCCGGTTCCCGATCTGCTCGTCGAGCTGCTGCCGCGGCTGCTTGCCGCCATCCCCTTCCGCAAATCGATGCGCTGGGGCGACCTCGATACCCGCTTCGCCCGACCGATCCACTGGATCGTCGCCCTCTTCGACGGGGTGATCGTCCCCTTCACCTTCGGCAATATCGAGAGCGGCTCTGTCTCCCGCGGCCACCGGTTCATGGCCAACCAGGCCTTCCCGGTCAGCAACTTCGCCCATTACCTCGAAGAGTGCGAGCGCCATTTCGTCATCCCCGATCCGGAGCATCGGCAGGAGATCATCCGCCGGGAGATCCACCGGGTGGCCAAGAGCGTCGGCGGGCATCTGCTGCCGGACGAGGGGCTGCTCGACGAGGTGACCTTCCTGGTGGAATATCCCAGCGTCGTTCACGGGACCTTTTCGCCCGAATTCCTCCAGGTGCCGCGAGAGGTGCTGATCACCTCGATGCGCAGCCATCAGCGGTACTTCTCGGTGGTCGATGGTAACGGTGCGCTGCTGCCGATCTTTATTACCATCAACAATACCTTGACCGAGGATCCGTCGGTAGTGGTGAAGGGGAATGAACGGGTGCTGCGGGCGCGGCTGTCCGACGCGCGCTTCTTCTACGACGAAGACCGGAAGGTCCGGCTGGAGAGCCGGGTCGAGGCGCTGAAAAGCGTCGTCTACCAGCAGAAGCTCGGTACCTCCTACGAGAAGATGGAGCGCTTCAAGACCCTCGCCGAGGGGCTGGCGGCGCAACTCTGCCCGGCGGTTGGGGAGAAAGTGGCCCGGGCCGCGTTCCTCTGTAAGGCGGACCTGGTCAGCGGCATGGTTGGCGAGTTTCCCGAGGTGCAGGGGGTCATGGGACGCGAGTACGCTCTTTTGGACGGTGAAGACCGGGAGGTTGCCATCGCCATTGCCGAGCACTACCTGCCGACCCAGGCCGGCGGCGAACTGCCGGCTTCGGATATCGGTGCCTGTGTTTCCCTTGCCGACAAGCTCGATACCATCTGCGGTTGCTTCGGCGTCGGCCTGATTCCCTCCGGCTCCGCTGACCCGTACGCCCTGCGCCGCTCCGCCCTCGGGATCATCAATATCATTCTCGACAAGGGGTATCGCCTGTCGCTCGATGCGTTGGTGACCCGCTCGCTTGATCTTCTGGCGGCCAAGCTGACCCGGCCGGTTGCCGAGGTCAAGGCCGACGTGCTGGAGTTCTTCCACGGTCGTTTCGTCAACCTGATGGGTGATCGTTTCGCTTCGGACGCGGTGGATGCCGTGGTCAGCGCCGGTTACGACGATCTGGTCGATTCCGCCGCCCGAATCGCTGCCCTGTCCGAGTTCAAGGGCCGGCCCGATTTCGAGTCGCTGGCCGTGGCCTTCAAGCGGGTCTGCAACATTGTCAAGGAAGGTGTGGCGCAGCCGGTCGACGCCGCGCTCTTCCAGGAACCGGCCGAAGGCGCGCTTCAGCAGGCCTTCCTGGCGGTACGGGGCGACGTCGAGGCCCGGGCCGCTGCCGGCGACTACCTGGCGGCCCTGACCGGCATCGCCACCCTCAAGGGGGCGGTCGACGACTTCTTCGACCAGGTGATGGTCATGGCCGAGGATGAACGGGTGCGAACCAACCGGCTCAGCCTGCTGACAGCGATCAGCAGGTTATTCGGGGCGATCGCCGATTTCGCGAAACTAGCCGCTTAG
- a CDS encoding zinc-dependent alcohol dehydrogenase family protein gives MRAMLFTGVGRPLQLTEMPIPEPGPGQLLLKVHACGICRTDLHIIDGELTEPKLPLIPGHQIVGSVVAAGPGGGRFQSGARVGVPWLGSTCGTCHYCQSGRENLCDVPRFTGYQIDGGFAEYTVADSRFCFPIPAGYPDLQAAPLLCAGLIGYRSLVMAGEGPRLGIYGFGAAAHLVTQVARFQGREVYAFTRAGDAAGQEFARRMGARWAGSAEQRPPEELDAAIIFAPAGELVPAALRVVRKGGVVVCGGIHMSEIPAFSYDLLWGERSLRSVANLTRQDGEEFLALAPRIPIQTEATAYPLAAANEALEDLRRGAFCGAAVVVPG, from the coding sequence ATGCGCGCAATGCTCTTCACCGGGGTCGGTCGGCCGCTACAGCTGACCGAGATGCCGATCCCCGAACCGGGACCGGGGCAGCTGTTGTTGAAAGTCCATGCCTGCGGCATCTGCCGCACCGATCTCCATATCATCGACGGTGAACTGACGGAACCGAAACTGCCGCTGATCCCCGGGCACCAGATCGTCGGCTCGGTGGTTGCCGCCGGCCCTGGCGGGGGACGGTTCCAAAGCGGTGCCCGGGTCGGCGTGCCGTGGCTTGGCTCCACCTGCGGCACGTGTCATTACTGTCAGAGCGGTCGGGAGAACCTCTGCGACGTGCCCCGCTTCACCGGCTACCAGATCGATGGCGGCTTTGCCGAGTATACCGTAGCCGACAGCCGGTTCTGCTTCCCGATCCCCGCGGGGTATCCCGATCTCCAGGCGGCGCCGCTGCTCTGTGCCGGCCTGATCGGCTACCGCTCGCTGGTGATGGCGGGCGAGGGGCCGCGGCTCGGCATCTACGGCTTCGGCGCCGCAGCCCACCTGGTCACCCAGGTGGCCCGCTTCCAGGGGCGGGAGGTCTACGCCTTCACCCGGGCCGGCGATGCCGCGGGGCAGGAGTTTGCCCGCCGGATGGGGGCGCGCTGGGCCGGCAGCGCCGAGCAGCGGCCACCGGAGGAGCTCGATGCGGCGATTATCTTCGCTCCGGCCGGCGAGCTGGTGCCGGCCGCCCTGCGGGTGGTGCGCAAAGGGGGGGTGGTGGTCTGCGGCGGGATTCATATGAGCGAAATCCCGGCTTTTTCCTACGACCTTCTCTGGGGTGAGCGTTCCCTTAGGTCGGTGGCCAATCTGACCCGGCAGGATGGCGAGGAATTTCTGGCCTTGGCGCCCCGAATTCCGATCCAGACCGAGGCGACTGCCTATCCTCTGGCGGCGGCCAACGAAGCTTTGGAGGATTTACGGCGCGGCGCGTTCTGCGGCGCGGCGGTTGTTGTCCCGGGTTAG
- a CDS encoding dihydrofolate reductase has translation MIVSLIAAMAENRVIGRDGALPWHLPADLARFKALTIGHPVIMGRKTFTAIGRPLPGRLNIVLSRQPTFRAAGVVVARSFAEALALAPGAAEVFICGGGELYREALPLAERIYLTIIHRAYPGDTTFPELFADFVETDRQEVPGDPPLSWVTYQRAGSGA, from the coding sequence ATGATTGTCTCCCTGATCGCCGCGATGGCGGAAAACCGGGTGATCGGCCGGGACGGCGCCCTGCCGTGGCATCTGCCGGCCGACCTGGCGCGCTTCAAGGCGCTCACCATCGGCCACCCGGTGATCATGGGACGGAAGACTTTCACCGCTATCGGCCGGCCGCTCCCCGGCCGGCTGAACATCGTCCTCAGCCGGCAGCCGACGTTCCGAGCCGCCGGCGTGGTGGTGGCGCGAAGTTTTGCCGAGGCCCTGGCCCTGGCGCCCGGCGCAGCGGAGGTTTTTATCTGCGGCGGCGGCGAACTTTACCGGGAGGCGCTGCCGCTGGCCGAGCGAATCTATCTGACGATCATCCATCGGGCCTATCCGGGCGATACCACTTTTCCCGAGCTGTTCGCCGATTTTGTCGAAACGGACCGCCAGGAAGTACCGGGCGATCCGCCGCTCAGCTGGGTCACCTATCAGCGTGCCGGGAGTGGCGCATGA
- the glyQ gene encoding glycine--tRNA ligase subunit alpha, translating to MTFQDLILALQGYWAKQGCVIQQPYDTEKGAGTFNPATFLRVLGPEPWKVAYVEPSRRPTDGRYGDNPNRLQHYYQFQVIMKPSPLNILDLYLDSLRAFGIDPAKHDIRFVEDDWESPTLGAWGLGWEVWLDGMEITQFTYFQQAGGIDLKPVSSEITYGCERIAMYLQGVDNVYDLEWVKGVSYGDIHHRSEVEFSTYNFEEADVAMLLQLFQMYERECIRLVERELVLPAYDYVMKCSHTFNLLDARGAISVTERASYIGRVRNVARLCAEGYLKLREKLGFPLLKK from the coding sequence TTGACCTTTCAAGACCTGATTCTTGCCCTCCAGGGGTACTGGGCCAAACAGGGGTGCGTAATCCAGCAGCCCTACGATACCGAGAAAGGGGCCGGTACCTTCAATCCTGCCACATTCCTCCGCGTCCTCGGTCCCGAGCCGTGGAAGGTTGCCTATGTCGAACCGTCCCGCCGGCCTACCGACGGTCGCTACGGCGATAACCCCAACCGTCTTCAGCATTACTATCAGTTTCAGGTGATCATGAAGCCGTCGCCCCTGAACATCCTCGACCTGTACCTCGATTCGTTGCGGGCATTCGGCATCGATCCCGCCAAGCACGACATCCGCTTTGTCGAGGATGACTGGGAATCGCCGACCCTCGGTGCCTGGGGGCTCGGTTGGGAAGTCTGGCTCGACGGCATGGAGATTACCCAGTTCACCTACTTCCAGCAGGCGGGCGGCATCGACCTCAAGCCGGTCTCTTCCGAAATTACCTACGGCTGCGAACGGATCGCCATGTATCTCCAGGGGGTCGACAATGTCTACGACCTGGAGTGGGTCAAGGGGGTCAGCTACGGCGACATCCACCACCGCTCCGAGGTCGAGTTCTCCACCTACAACTTCGAAGAAGCCGATGTGGCGATGCTGCTCCAGCTCTTCCAGATGTACGAGCGGGAATGCATCCGGCTGGTGGAGCGGGAGCTGGTTCTCCCCGCCTACGATTACGTGATGAAGTGTTCCCATACGTTCAACCTTCTCGATGCCCGGGGCGCCATCTCGGTAACCGAACGCGCCTCCTATATCGGCCGGGTCCGGAATGTCGCCCGGCTCTGTGCCGAGGGGTATCTGAAGCTGCGCGAGAAGCTTGGGTTTCCGCTGTTGAAAAAATGA
- a CDS encoding HAD-IA family hydrolase, protein MSTPLRRFSVFLLPAAADAAWAEGVIRELAGRYDLPSFAPHLTVCSGSYTDVAELQPLMDALAAAAARLAPFDLVINGIGTSAEYFRSLFIEFADSPELAGLHAAAWGALDRQPADEFRPHLSLLYAELPLAEKQQAARTVILDRQRLSFDELRIVVPDPAAGWGDPRHWQSLFHARLGQTAGRVRAVLFDFGGVLAEEGFREGLFALAHRQGLDPLAVHGAGMEAIYRTGYVVGRGSEAEFWRVLRQQSGLRGDDAALTATILDRFVLRPRLLAMVRSLRAQGYRVAILSDQTDWLEELDRRFGFYREFDRVFSSYRLGKGKRDPSLFDEVVGELGLTPNEVLFIDDMLANVVRAESRGLRGILFESEEQCLAELAKRFGRQREGA, encoded by the coding sequence ATGAGCACGCCCTTGCGCCGATTTTCCGTCTTCCTGCTGCCGGCGGCGGCCGACGCCGCCTGGGCCGAGGGGGTGATTCGCGAACTGGCCGGCCGCTACGACCTCCCTTCCTTTGCCCCCCATCTCACCGTCTGTAGCGGCTCCTATACCGACGTTGCCGAACTGCAGCCGCTGATGGATGCCTTGGCGGCCGCCGCGGCGCGGCTGGCGCCGTTCGACTTGGTTATTAACGGTATCGGGACGAGCGCGGAATATTTCCGAAGCCTGTTCATCGAATTTGCCGATTCGCCGGAACTGGCCGGGTTGCATGCCGCGGCGTGGGGAGCCCTGGACCGGCAGCCCGCGGACGAATTCCGCCCTCATTTGAGCCTCCTCTATGCCGAACTGCCGCTGGCGGAGAAACAACAGGCCGCCCGGACCGTTATCCTCGACCGGCAGCGGCTCAGCTTCGACGAATTGCGGATCGTCGTTCCCGATCCCGCCGCCGGCTGGGGCGATCCCCGCCACTGGCAGTCGTTGTTCCATGCCCGACTCGGCCAAACTGCCGGCAGGGTGCGGGCGGTGCTCTTCGATTTTGGCGGCGTGCTGGCCGAAGAGGGGTTTCGGGAGGGGCTCTTTGCGCTGGCCCATCGCCAGGGGCTCGACCCGCTGGCCGTCCACGGCGCTGGGATGGAAGCGATTTACCGTACCGGCTACGTCGTCGGCCGGGGGAGCGAGGCCGAATTCTGGCGGGTGCTGCGGCAGCAGAGCGGCCTGCGGGGGGATGACGCCGCTCTCACTGCCACCATTCTCGACCGGTTCGTGCTCCGCCCCCGGCTGCTGGCGATGGTTCGCTCCCTACGTGCCCAAGGCTACCGGGTCGCCATTCTCAGCGACCAGACCGACTGGCTGGAGGAGCTCGACCGGCGGTTCGGCTTCTATCGCGAGTTTGACCGGGTCTTTTCCAGCTATCGTCTTGGCAAGGGGAAGCGCGATCCGTCGCTATTCGACGAGGTGGTCGGCGAATTGGGGCTAACCCCGAATGAGGTACTCTTTATCGATGATATGCTGGCCAACGTCGTGCGGGCCGAAAGCCGCGGGCTCCGGGGAATCCTCTTTGAGAGCGAAGAGCAGTGTCTGGCGGAGCTGGCGAAACGGTTCGGCCGGCAGCGCGAAGGGGCGTAA
- a CDS encoding carbon starvation CstA family protein gives MVGKVVWLVIACVAAVSLAVVAGIVNPGEKVNALWLVTAAGCFYLVAYRFYGAFLAARVLALDPALKTPARRLADGMDFHPTNRWVLFGHHFAAIAGAGPLIGPMLAAQFGYLPGFLWLLVGAVLVGAVHDMVILAASVRRNGRSLARIAKDEIGPVGGLAASLAILFILIVALAGLGLAVVNSLAKSPWGTFTIFLSIPIALFMGLYLYRLRPGRVGEVSAIGFALLLGAVFAGHYIPGSALEPFFNLSKGSLVLAMAGYGLVASILPVWMLLCPRDYISTYMKIGTVLLLAVGVVCMAPTIQMPAVTRFVAGGGPIIPGKLFPFMFITIACGAVSGFHSLISSGTTPKMITSEREIPMIGFGAMLVEGFVAVMALVAATILVPGDYFAINTKLSFDAVTALGFPVERVRELSAMVGTDIAGRPGGAVSLAVGMASILSAIPGMRGLMPYWYNFALMFEALFILTTVDTGTRVARFLLQELGSRIYKPLGQPRWLPGIIATSLAVVAAWAYLIHSGNVSTIWPMFGVSNQLLAAIALGIGTTILIKSGKVRYAWTTFVPMVFMYLTTFAASWTLTGSFLGKAARAATAGEALTFRLNAALVVVMALLAIVSLLDMFYKWYGYLTATRRIVTSEVLEYEEAA, from the coding sequence ATGGTCGGCAAAGTGGTCTGGCTGGTAATTGCGTGCGTGGCGGCGGTTTCCCTGGCGGTGGTGGCGGGGATCGTCAATCCCGGGGAAAAGGTCAATGCCCTCTGGCTGGTGACCGCGGCCGGCTGCTTCTACTTGGTGGCCTACCGCTTCTACGGCGCCTTTCTCGCCGCCCGGGTGCTGGCCCTCGACCCGGCGCTGAAGACGCCGGCCCGCCGCCTGGCGGACGGCATGGACTTCCATCCCACTAACCGCTGGGTGCTCTTCGGCCACCACTTCGCCGCCATCGCCGGCGCCGGCCCGCTGATCGGCCCGATGCTCGCCGCCCAATTCGGCTATCTCCCCGGCTTCCTCTGGCTCTTGGTCGGTGCCGTGCTGGTCGGGGCGGTCCACGATATGGTGATCCTGGCCGCCTCGGTGCGGCGCAACGGCCGTTCCCTGGCCCGGATCGCCAAGGACGAGATCGGCCCGGTCGGCGGTCTGGCGGCGTCCCTGGCGATCCTCTTCATCCTGATCGTTGCCCTGGCCGGCCTCGGTCTGGCGGTGGTCAACTCCCTCGCCAAGAGTCCCTGGGGGACCTTCACTATCTTCCTCAGCATTCCGATTGCCCTGTTCATGGGTCTCTACCTCTACCGGCTCCGGCCGGGGCGGGTCGGCGAGGTGAGCGCCATCGGCTTCGCCCTGCTGCTCGGGGCGGTCTTTGCCGGCCACTACATCCCCGGCTCCGCCCTCGAACCGTTCTTCAACCTCTCCAAGGGGAGCCTGGTGCTGGCGATGGCCGGCTACGGCCTGGTCGCCTCGATCCTGCCGGTCTGGATGCTCCTCTGTCCCCGGGACTACATCTCCACCTATATGAAGATCGGTACGGTGCTGCTGCTGGCGGTCGGGGTCGTCTGCATGGCGCCGACCATCCAGATGCCGGCGGTGACCCGCTTCGTCGCCGGCGGCGGGCCGATCATCCCCGGCAAGCTGTTTCCCTTCATGTTCATCACCATCGCCTGCGGTGCGGTCTCCGGCTTCCATTCTCTGATTTCGTCGGGAACGACGCCGAAGATGATTACCTCGGAACGGGAAATCCCGATGATCGGGTTCGGCGCCATGCTGGTCGAAGGGTTCGTGGCGGTGATGGCGCTGGTGGCGGCCACCATTCTGGTTCCCGGCGACTATTTCGCCATCAACACCAAGCTTTCTTTCGATGCCGTGACGGCCCTCGGCTTTCCGGTGGAGCGGGTGCGCGAACTCTCGGCCATGGTCGGCACCGACATCGCCGGACGCCCCGGCGGCGCGGTCTCGCTGGCGGTGGGGATGGCCTCCATCCTCTCGGCGATTCCCGGGATGCGGGGGCTGATGCCGTACTGGTACAATTTCGCCCTGATGTTCGAGGCGTTGTTCATCCTGACCACCGTCGATACCGGTACCCGGGTGGCCCGCTTTCTCCTCCAGGAGTTGGGGAGCCGCATCTACAAGCCCCTCGGCCAGCCGCGCTGGCTGCCGGGGATCATTGCCACCAGCCTGGCGGTGGTGGCCGCCTGGGCGTACCTGATCCACTCCGGCAACGTTTCCACCATCTGGCCGATGTTCGGCGTCTCCAACCAGCTGCTGGCGGCGATCGCCCTCGGCATCGGCACCACCATCCTGATCAAGTCCGGCAAGGTCCGCTACGCCTGGACGACCTTCGTGCCGATGGTCTTCATGTACCTGACCACCTTCGCCGCCTCCTGGACCCTGACCGGCTCTTTCCTCGGCAAGGCCGCCCGGGCGGCCACCGCCGGCGAGGCGCTCACCTTCCGGCTCAATGCCGCCCTGGTGGTGGTGATGGCGCTCCTGGCAATCGTTTCGCTCCTCGACATGTTCTACAAGTGGTACGGCTACCTGACCGCCACCCGCCGGATTGTCACCAGCGAAGTCCTGGAGTACGAGGAGGCGGCATGA